Proteins encoded by one window of Halomonas chromatireducens:
- a CDS encoding copper-binding protein, which yields MKSKAILALLVTAILSVPVQADQGHHDHGHHGDGAQEGAGYHEVRGIFLGFDEDQGRITMAHEAVPGVMMAMRMYLHLPEGEALPDLAPGDKVAFQLFSRVEAGQRWYAKDLEPLPAGTELTLPEELREAIGH from the coding sequence ATGAAGAGCAAGGCGATCTTGGCGCTGCTGGTAACCGCGATATTGAGTGTGCCGGTTCAGGCCGATCAGGGACATCACGACCACGGGCATCATGGCGATGGGGCACAGGAGGGGGCAGGTTACCATGAGGTGCGCGGGATCTTCCTGGGCTTCGATGAGGATCAAGGACGCATTACCATGGCGCACGAGGCTGTTCCCGGCGTGATGATGGCCATGCGCATGTATCTGCACCTGCCGGAAGGAGAGGCACTGCCCGACCTGGCGCCTGGCGACAAGGTCGCTTTCCAGCTGTTCAGTCGCGTCGAGGCTGGCCAGCGTTGGTACGCCAAGGATCTCGAGCCGCTTCCTGCAGGCACCGAGCTGACCCTGCCGGAGGAACTGCGCGAGGCGATCGGTCACTGA
- a CDS encoding cupredoxin domain-containing protein has product MNKRLLTLGATALTTALLLSGAALAGDDKDQDQATSEGDVVEVEMVDNRFKPDELEVTVGTTVRWVNVERRSNHDIYFPEEDIKSGRLFPEESWERTFDEAGTYEYYCQPHENRGMHGVIRVVEESDE; this is encoded by the coding sequence ATGAACAAGCGACTTCTGACACTTGGCGCCACCGCCCTGACCACCGCCCTGTTATTGAGCGGGGCGGCTCTGGCCGGCGACGATAAGGACCAGGACCAGGCCACAAGCGAAGGCGATGTCGTCGAGGTCGAGATGGTTGATAACCGCTTCAAGCCCGATGAGCTGGAAGTCACCGTTGGTACCACGGTGCGCTGGGTCAATGTCGAGCGGCGCTCCAACCACGACATCTACTTTCCGGAAGAGGACATCAAGTCGGGCCGTCTCTTCCCCGAGGAGAGCTGGGAGCGCACCTTCGACGAGGCCGGCACCTACGAGTACTACTGCCAGCCACACGAAAATCGCGGCATGCATGGCGTGATCCGAGTGGTCGAAGAGAGCGACGAGTAA
- a CDS encoding c-type cytochrome, with protein MTQKYAVMIVATLVALLSQAAWSGDPPPQALAGDPERGAEMAKLCTSCHGHQGRSVTSRYPSIAGMEEGRFIDGMKALRAGDKGHLMANMTRGLNDQDIADLAAYYAQLEPTPWDQSNAESDP; from the coding sequence ATGACTCAGAAGTACGCCGTGATGATCGTCGCCACCCTGGTGGCCTTGCTGAGCCAGGCCGCCTGGTCTGGAGACCCGCCCCCCCAGGCCCTTGCAGGCGACCCCGAGCGCGGCGCCGAGATGGCCAAGCTGTGTACCAGCTGCCATGGCCACCAGGGGCGCAGCGTGACCTCCCGCTACCCCAGCATCGCCGGCATGGAAGAGGGGCGTTTCATTGACGGCATGAAAGCACTGCGTGCCGGCGACAAGGGGCACCTGATGGCCAACATGACCCGGGGTCTGAACGATCAGGACATCGCCGACCTGGCGGCCTATTACGCCCAGCTGGAGCCGACCCCCTGGGACCAGTCCAATGCTGAAAGCGACCCATGA
- a CDS encoding nitrous oxide reductase family maturation protein NosD codes for MKQTLFSLLGGCALLLTATFAFGELRIEPDDGPLQSHIDAASPGSELTLAEGIHIGGILIDKPLTLRGEPGAVLDGEGRGDVIRVMAPDVRIEGLTLRNSGFNLTDMNAGIHAERDSHRLHVEDTVMDNVAFGIWLWHAEAPTLVGNRITGNTEVRSQDRGDAIRLYNIDGGLIADNVVTGSRDAIYVDTSRDLEFRGNRLSDSRFGIHYMFTHGSRIIDNHTSGTRAGYALMMSRDLEVLNNRSENDKNYGILMNYVNYSTIAGNDIRGITAWQGAGGAEHGVTLGAEGKALFIYNSQANEIHNNRVADSELGIHLTAGSENNRLYHNAFINNRQQVMYVSTRTQEWSVDGKGNYWSDYLGWDLAGDGIGDTAYEPNDAVDRLLWRYPSARLLMHSPAVVALRWVQRQFPIFRAQGVRDSVPLMREPQIGGIRP; via the coding sequence GTGAAACAGACTCTTTTCTCTCTTCTGGGTGGCTGCGCGCTGCTGCTGACGGCGACCTTCGCCTTCGGCGAGCTGCGTATCGAACCCGACGACGGTCCTCTCCAGTCTCATATTGATGCTGCCTCGCCCGGCAGCGAGCTGACGCTCGCGGAAGGGATTCATATCGGCGGCATCCTGATCGACAAGCCCTTGACCCTGCGCGGCGAACCCGGCGCCGTCCTCGACGGCGAAGGCCGTGGCGACGTCATTCGTGTCATGGCACCCGATGTGCGCATCGAAGGCCTGACCCTGCGCAATTCAGGCTTCAACCTGACCGACATGAACGCGGGCATCCATGCCGAGCGCGACTCACATCGCCTGCATGTTGAAGATACCGTGATGGATAACGTGGCCTTCGGCATCTGGCTGTGGCATGCGGAGGCACCGACCCTGGTCGGCAACCGCATCACCGGCAATACCGAGGTTCGCTCCCAGGATCGTGGCGATGCCATCCGGCTCTACAATATCGATGGCGGCCTGATCGCCGATAACGTCGTGACCGGCTCCCGCGATGCCATCTATGTGGATACCAGCCGCGACCTGGAGTTTCGCGGTAACCGGCTGAGTGACTCCCGTTTCGGTATCCACTACATGTTCACCCACGGCAGCCGCATCATCGACAACCATACCAGCGGTACAAGGGCGGGCTATGCGCTGATGATGTCCCGGGATCTCGAGGTGCTGAACAACCGCTCCGAGAACGACAAGAATTACGGCATCCTGATGAACTACGTCAACTACAGCACCATCGCCGGCAACGACATCCGCGGCATCACCGCCTGGCAGGGTGCCGGCGGCGCCGAGCACGGCGTGACGCTGGGAGCCGAGGGCAAGGCGCTGTTCATCTACAACTCCCAAGCCAACGAGATCCACAACAATCGTGTGGCCGACAGCGAGCTGGGCATCCATCTCACCGCCGGGTCCGAGAACAATCGCCTCTACCACAATGCCTTCATCAATAACCGCCAGCAGGTGATGTACGTCTCCACCCGCACCCAGGAGTGGTCGGTGGACGGCAAGGGCAACTACTGGAGCGACTACCTGGGGTGGGACCTTGCCGGTGACGGCATCGGCGACACCGCCTACGAACCCAACGACGCCGTGGATCGCCTGCTGTGGCGCTACCCCAGCGCACGCCTGCTGATGCACAGCCCCGCAGTGGTGGCACTACGCTGGGTGCAGCGGCAATTCCCGATATTCCGCGCCCAGGGCGTCCGCGACAGCGTCCCCCTGATGCGTGAACCCCAAATTGGAGGCATCCGCCCATGA
- a CDS encoding cytochrome D1 domain-containing protein, which yields MHKRALSKGIFALSFPLAAMMGTAHAAAPEMSAEEMDRASAIYFQRCAGCHGTLRKGATGPGLLPEDTQEMGQRRLESIISLGTEGGMNNFDGILDEEEITLISKYIQQTPEEPPEMSLADIRDTWEIVVPQDQWPDEPQHDLNWENFMVTILRDRGAMGIIDGDTKELVTEAETGYAVHVAKSSSDGRFWYVQGRDGRLSKIDLWMDPPQVTAEVFIGIDARDVAVSHYGEWADKYVIGGGYWPPHFVIADAHTMEPLKVVSTRGYNTEGEYVHEARVAALYDTPHAPTFLVNVKETGQVWQVDYSDIDNLRMDQIASAEYLHDGFFDSTGRYFMIAANFSHKMAFIDTVERKLVSMLNTGEIPHPGPGANWIDPECGPVAGTTHLGEGLVTFWGTDPENNPDHAWEICGTVETDGPGLFLRSHPDSPHVWIDQSMHPEADVNQWVMVMDKETRELTPIHVADRPREHDAVALHFEYDKSGTEVWVSIWARGRGHQDDGAIVIYDDKTMEEIGRVENLNTPTGKFNVYNRLKKYERG from the coding sequence ATGCACAAGAGAGCATTGAGCAAGGGGATTTTTGCCCTCAGCTTCCCGCTGGCCGCCATGATGGGCACCGCCCACGCCGCGGCCCCGGAAATGTCAGCGGAAGAGATGGACCGGGCTAGCGCCATTTACTTCCAGCGCTGCGCCGGCTGTCACGGCACCCTGCGCAAGGGCGCCACCGGCCCGGGTCTGCTGCCCGAGGACACCCAGGAGATGGGCCAGCGTCGTCTGGAAAGCATCATCTCGCTGGGTACCGAAGGCGGGATGAACAACTTCGACGGCATCCTGGACGAAGAGGAGATCACCCTGATCTCCAAGTACATCCAGCAGACGCCGGAAGAGCCGCCGGAAATGTCGCTGGCCGACATCCGCGACACCTGGGAAATCGTGGTACCGCAGGACCAGTGGCCGGACGAGCCGCAGCATGACCTCAACTGGGAAAACTTCATGGTCACGATCCTGCGTGACCGTGGCGCCATGGGCATCATCGACGGCGACACCAAGGAACTCGTCACCGAGGCCGAGACCGGCTATGCCGTTCACGTGGCCAAGTCGAGCTCCGACGGCCGCTTCTGGTACGTCCAGGGTCGCGACGGCCGCCTGTCGAAGATCGACCTGTGGATGGATCCGCCCCAGGTGACCGCCGAGGTGTTCATCGGTATCGACGCCCGCGACGTGGCCGTCTCCCACTATGGCGAGTGGGCGGACAAGTACGTCATCGGTGGTGGCTACTGGCCCCCGCACTTCGTGATCGCCGATGCTCACACCATGGAGCCGCTGAAGGTCGTTTCTACCCGTGGCTACAACACCGAAGGTGAGTATGTCCACGAGGCCCGTGTGGCGGCGCTCTATGACACGCCCCATGCGCCCACCTTCCTGGTCAACGTCAAGGAGACCGGGCAGGTCTGGCAGGTCGATTACAGCGATATCGACAACTTGCGTATGGACCAAATCGCGTCTGCCGAGTACCTGCACGACGGCTTCTTCGATTCCACCGGCCGCTACTTCATGATCGCGGCCAACTTCAGCCACAAGATGGCGTTCATCGACACCGTGGAGCGCAAGCTCGTCAGCATGCTGAATACCGGTGAGATCCCGCACCCGGGGCCGGGCGCCAACTGGATCGACCCGGAGTGTGGTCCGGTAGCCGGCACCACTCACCTGGGTGAAGGCCTCGTGACCTTCTGGGGCACCGACCCGGAGAACAATCCGGATCATGCATGGGAGATCTGTGGCACCGTCGAGACCGACGGCCCGGGGCTCTTCCTGCGCAGCCATCCGGACTCCCCGCACGTCTGGATCGACCAGTCCATGCACCCGGAGGCCGACGTCAACCAGTGGGTCATGGTCATGGACAAGGAGACCCGCGAGCTGACTCCGATCCACGTTGCTGACCGTCCGCGCGAGCATGATGCCGTGGCACTGCACTTCGAATACGACAAGTCCGGTACCGAAGTGTGGGTCTCCATCTGGGCCCGCGGCCGTGGCCATCAGGATGATGGCGCCATCGTGATCTATGACGACAAGACCATGGAAGAGATTGGACGGGTCGAGAACCTGAACACGCCGACCGGCAAGTTCAACGTCTACAACCGTCTGAAGAAGTACGAGCGCGGCTAA
- a CDS encoding ABC transporter ATP-binding protein — MNPVIECHGLTLRHGTLTRLDALDLAVNEGEVLALLGHNGAGKTTTMKLILGLLSPSAGELKVLGGAPDGPHAETLRRRLGYLPENVSFYEQLSGREVLTYFARLKRVDRRQVDSLLERVGLIEASSRRVKTYSKGMRQRLGLAQALLGDPQLLLLDEPTTGLDPAATRDFYETVRELRERGCTVLLSSHVLPGVEPYIDRALILGAGRQLALGSLEELRAEAALPLTVRARGSWPGTDWSNGWDETRVTARHLNGHTLELGVHPSAKMAVLRRLADSPGVEDIDVMPPTLEHLYAHFSAPVASSPPLHASRGVS, encoded by the coding sequence ATGAATCCGGTGATCGAATGCCACGGACTCACCCTGCGACATGGCACCCTGACCCGCCTCGACGCCCTGGACCTGGCAGTCAATGAGGGCGAGGTACTTGCCCTGCTTGGCCATAACGGTGCCGGCAAGACCACGACCATGAAGCTGATCCTGGGGCTGCTCTCTCCCAGTGCCGGCGAATTGAAGGTGCTTGGCGGGGCGCCCGACGGCCCCCATGCCGAGACGCTGCGTCGTCGCCTGGGCTACCTGCCCGAGAATGTCAGCTTCTACGAGCAGCTCAGCGGACGCGAAGTGTTGACCTACTTCGCCCGTCTCAAGCGTGTCGACAGGCGTCAGGTCGATAGCCTGCTAGAGCGTGTCGGCCTCATCGAGGCCAGCAGCCGGCGCGTCAAGACCTACTCCAAGGGCATGCGTCAGCGCCTCGGCCTGGCCCAGGCCCTGCTCGGCGACCCCCAGCTGCTGCTGCTTGACGAACCCACCACCGGACTTGACCCGGCGGCCACTCGCGACTTCTACGAGACAGTCAGGGAGCTTCGCGAGCGGGGCTGTACGGTACTGCTCTCCTCCCACGTGTTGCCCGGGGTGGAACCCTATATCGATCGTGCACTGATCCTCGGCGCCGGCCGCCAGCTGGCACTGGGCAGCCTCGAGGAGCTGCGTGCGGAAGCCGCCCTGCCGCTGACCGTTCGGGCCCGCGGAAGCTGGCCCGGTACCGACTGGTCCAACGGCTGGGACGAGACCCGGGTGACGGCTCGCCACCTCAATGGCCATACCCTGGAGCTCGGCGTTCACCCCTCGGCCAAGATGGCGGTGCTACGCCGCCTGGCCGATTCGCCGGGGGTCGAGGACATCGACGTCATGCCGCCGACGCTGGAACATCTTTACGCCCACTTCTCGGCGCCGGTGGCATCATCGCCGCCGCTCCATGCTTCGCGAGGTGTGTCATGA
- a CDS encoding NapC/NirT family cytochrome c encodes MGERLRNWRRITIMGASLGAAMIFFVAGILFWGGFNTVMEATNSMKFCSSACHEMTWVYEEYKDRPHYKNPTGVGATCSDCHVPDDWGPKMIRKIEASREVWHWMLGTINTKEKFEDKRLHLAENVWRSMLRTDSRECRNCHDWSAMDLEEQAPRAAREHARAFEQGQTCIECHQGIAHELPEDWDESPVWAARFEHDEAETDLAERGEPAMPLEAEDLGEAVAAEGDIAATLDWDDVPALDVTLFLPGQASIEWIQDGSEHGGGRAFSFGDRCVWCHAGEEEQIGQMAVDAEKIETFDLGDKRGHIPMTVQASFDDDYLFMRFQWEAGEHAPLPFVDGGRMDPDNPMKLTVSFADDRVDMADRGGCWASCHHDSTYMPDAPEDEALAETELAERLDLMNGVTKYLSESRTEIEIRGRRGAARGGWDKLKEQAEIEELLGGGVYLDVARFKSGDELTESGYILEQRHLSESEAVVMSAQEEDGVWTAYLTRALRTGVEGDKPLSTDGKYSFNVALHDDYASSRFHHVSWQYGLAFDAEIPGDFEDDMVEINATRITR; translated from the coding sequence ATGGGGGAGCGTCTACGCAACTGGCGCAGGATTACCATCATGGGGGCATCGCTTGGTGCCGCCATGATTTTCTTTGTCGCCGGCATCTTGTTCTGGGGCGGCTTCAATACCGTGATGGAAGCCACCAACAGCATGAAGTTCTGTAGTTCGGCTTGCCACGAGATGACCTGGGTCTACGAGGAGTACAAGGACCGGCCCCACTACAAGAATCCCACCGGGGTAGGTGCCACCTGCTCGGATTGTCACGTGCCCGACGACTGGGGGCCGAAGATGATCCGCAAGATCGAGGCCAGCCGCGAGGTATGGCACTGGATGCTGGGCACGATCAATACCAAGGAGAAGTTCGAGGACAAACGCCTGCACCTGGCCGAGAACGTCTGGCGCTCAATGCTGCGTACCGACTCCCGCGAATGTCGTAACTGTCATGACTGGTCGGCCATGGATCTCGAGGAGCAGGCGCCGCGTGCCGCCCGTGAGCATGCTCGCGCCTTCGAGCAGGGCCAGACCTGTATCGAGTGCCACCAGGGCATCGCCCACGAGCTGCCGGAAGACTGGGACGAGTCTCCCGTCTGGGCCGCCCGCTTCGAACACGACGAGGCCGAAACCGATCTGGCGGAGCGTGGCGAGCCCGCGATGCCGCTCGAGGCCGAGGACCTGGGTGAAGCGGTTGCCGCCGAAGGTGACATTGCCGCGACGCTCGACTGGGACGACGTTCCGGCGCTGGACGTGACCTTGTTCCTGCCCGGACAGGCCTCCATCGAGTGGATCCAGGACGGCAGCGAGCACGGTGGCGGTCGCGCCTTCAGCTTCGGCGATCGCTGTGTCTGGTGTCACGCCGGTGAAGAGGAGCAGATTGGCCAGATGGCGGTCGATGCCGAGAAGATCGAGACCTTCGATCTCGGCGACAAGCGCGGCCATATCCCGATGACCGTGCAGGCTTCCTTCGATGATGACTACCTGTTCATGCGCTTCCAGTGGGAAGCCGGCGAGCATGCCCCCCTGCCCTTCGTCGACGGTGGGCGCATGGACCCGGACAACCCCATGAAGCTGACTGTGAGCTTCGCCGACGATCGTGTGGACATGGCTGACCGCGGCGGCTGCTGGGCGAGCTGTCACCACGACTCCACCTATATGCCGGATGCCCCGGAAGATGAGGCGCTGGCTGAGACCGAGCTGGCCGAGCGACTCGACCTGATGAACGGTGTGACCAAATATCTGTCCGAGAGTCGCACGGAGATCGAGATTCGTGGCCGTCGCGGTGCCGCTCGCGGTGGCTGGGACAAGCTCAAGGAGCAGGCTGAAATCGAGGAGCTGCTTGGCGGTGGGGTCTACCTGGACGTAGCACGCTTCAAGAGCGGTGACGAGCTGACCGAGAGTGGCTATATCCTCGAGCAGCGCCACCTTTCCGAGAGCGAAGCCGTGGTCATGTCCGCACAGGAGGAAGACGGTGTGTGGACCGCGTATCTGACCCGTGCCCTGCGTACTGGCGTGGAAGGCGACAAGCCGCTCTCCACCGACGGCAAGTACAGCTTCAACGTGGCGTTGCATGACGACTATGCCTCATCACGCTTCCACCACGTCTCCTGGCAGTATGGTCTGGCCTTCGACGCCGAGATTCCCGGTGATTTCGAGGACGACATGGTGGAAATCAATGCGACGCGTATCACCCGGTGA
- a CDS encoding nitrous oxide reductase accessory protein NosL: MIRSSLATRTLAFAAILLLAGCGNDDERPLAPAQPITDGDSCHVCGMLINDLPGPKGQVYLNRDEAVRKFCSTTDMFAFLLQPENETQLSHAWVHDVAVTPWGSPADDAFILASEAWYVAGHTQRGAMGHTLASFKERHHADAFRDTHGGEVLAFSDIDLELLTELARADASMQMNGGMPGHSGNEHGGAMHGH; encoded by the coding sequence ATGATTCGCTCCTCCCTGGCCACTCGCACCCTTGCCTTCGCTGCCATCCTGCTACTGGCAGGGTGCGGCAATGACGATGAGCGGCCCTTGGCCCCGGCCCAGCCGATCACCGACGGTGACAGCTGTCACGTCTGCGGTATGCTGATCAACGACCTTCCCGGCCCCAAGGGGCAGGTCTACCTGAACCGGGATGAGGCCGTTCGCAAGTTCTGCTCCACCACCGACATGTTCGCCTTCCTGCTTCAGCCGGAGAACGAGACGCAGCTGAGCCACGCGTGGGTCCACGACGTGGCGGTCACCCCCTGGGGTAGCCCTGCCGACGACGCCTTCATCCTGGCGAGCGAGGCATGGTACGTTGCAGGCCACACTCAACGTGGCGCCATGGGCCATACCCTGGCATCGTTCAAGGAGCGCCACCATGCCGACGCCTTCCGCGACACCCATGGCGGCGAGGTGCTGGCCTTCAGCGACATCGACCTGGAACTGCTGACCGAGCTCGCCCGGGCAGATGCCAGCATGCAGATGAATGGTGGCATGCCGGGGCACTCAGGCAACGAGCATGGAGGCGCCATGCACGGCCACTGA
- a CDS encoding DUF6164 family protein — MATLLFRLANVSEEEAWEVRRLFDQHGFDTYETHAGFWRLGVDAIWLRDASQLEAAREVLDRYQAERQARVQQEHADQLKHGQAPTLWHRLRQQPIQVLLVGLAVVAILALTLVPFLGLI; from the coding sequence ATGGCGACGCTACTGTTTCGCCTTGCCAATGTTTCCGAAGAGGAGGCATGGGAGGTGCGCCGCCTGTTCGATCAACACGGCTTTGATACCTACGAGACCCACGCCGGCTTCTGGCGACTGGGCGTCGATGCCATCTGGCTGCGTGATGCCTCTCAGCTGGAAGCGGCACGGGAAGTACTCGACCGCTACCAGGCTGAACGCCAGGCGCGAGTGCAGCAGGAGCATGCAGACCAGCTCAAGCACGGCCAGGCGCCCACCCTCTGGCATCGCCTTCGCCAGCAACCCATTCAGGTACTGCTGGTGGGCCTGGCCGTCGTGGCCATCCTGGCGCTGACGCTGGTGCCCTTCCTGGGTCTGATCTGA
- the nosZ gene encoding TAT-dependent nitrous-oxide reductase produces MSDNENIKDLSRRKFLRNSAVTGVAGAGLAGGFGAGTMMSSRPAEAAQNNEHHVEPGELDEYYGFWSGGHSGEVRILGVPSMRELLRIPVFNVDSATGWGITNESKRVLGENAPLNGDTHHPKVSYTDASYDGRYCFINDKLNTRVARIRLDIMRADKIITIPNVQSIHGLTLQRVPSTERVFAAGEMIVPLNNNGDYLDDPSQYWTMMSCLDAETMEIKWQAIVDGNLDNCDTDYTGRFVAASCYNSSRGMTLPEMMGPERDWTVFFDVPAIEAAVAAGDYTTIGDSQVPVVDAREQAHEGRNTFALYVPTPRSPHGVNTMPPEGKYCVVSGKLSPTCTVIEWSRVGEWFDGGLDDPRDTVVAEPEVGLGPLHTTYDNRGNAYTSLFLDSQVVKWNVEDAIRSYNGEEVNYIRDRIDVHYNIGHIKASLACSRDVDGKYLTALCKFSKDRFLPVGPMHAENDQLIDITGEQMKLVHDGPTYAEPHDALMIRADQLNPSQIYTRDDPYFAETVAMAEADGVTLETDNKVIRDGNKVRVYMTSVAPNFGTTEFRVKRGDEVTIVVTNMDTIEDVSHGFALVNHGINFEIHPQQTSSVTFVADKPGVHWYYCSWFCHALHMEMSGRMLVEA; encoded by the coding sequence ATGAGTGACAATGAAAACATCAAAGACCTCAGCCGCCGCAAGTTCCTGCGCAACAGTGCAGTAACCGGTGTAGCCGGGGCAGGCCTGGCCGGCGGCTTCGGTGCCGGTACAATGATGAGCAGCCGTCCCGCCGAAGCAGCGCAGAATAATGAGCATCATGTCGAGCCCGGTGAGCTGGACGAGTACTACGGCTTCTGGAGCGGCGGCCATTCCGGCGAAGTGCGTATCCTCGGCGTACCTTCCATGCGCGAACTGCTGCGCATTCCGGTCTTCAACGTCGACAGCGCCACCGGCTGGGGGATCACCAACGAGTCCAAGCGCGTGCTGGGCGAGAACGCGCCGCTCAACGGCGACACCCACCACCCCAAGGTGAGCTACACCGACGCCAGCTATGACGGCCGCTACTGCTTCATCAACGACAAGCTGAACACCCGGGTTGCGCGTATCCGCCTGGATATCATGCGCGCCGACAAGATCATCACCATTCCCAACGTCCAGTCGATTCACGGTCTCACGCTCCAGCGCGTGCCCAGCACCGAGCGGGTCTTCGCGGCGGGTGAAATGATCGTGCCGCTGAACAACAACGGTGACTACCTGGACGACCCGTCCCAGTACTGGACCATGATGTCCTGTCTCGATGCCGAGACCATGGAGATCAAGTGGCAGGCCATCGTCGACGGCAACCTCGACAACTGCGACACCGACTATACCGGCCGCTTCGTCGCTGCTTCCTGTTACAACTCCAGCCGCGGCATGACCCTGCCGGAGATGATGGGACCGGAGCGCGACTGGACGGTGTTCTTCGACGTTCCCGCCATCGAAGCGGCCGTTGCCGCCGGTGACTACACCACCATCGGCGATTCCCAGGTGCCGGTGGTCGACGCCCGCGAGCAGGCCCATGAAGGCCGCAACACCTTCGCTCTCTATGTGCCGACCCCGCGCAGCCCGCACGGCGTCAACACCATGCCTCCGGAAGGCAAGTACTGCGTGGTCAGCGGCAAGCTCTCCCCGACCTGTACCGTGATCGAGTGGTCCCGTGTCGGTGAGTGGTTCGACGGTGGCCTCGACGACCCGCGCGACACCGTGGTGGCAGAGCCGGAAGTGGGCCTGGGGCCGCTGCACACCACCTATGACAACCGCGGCAACGCCTACACCTCGCTGTTCCTGGACAGCCAGGTGGTGAAGTGGAACGTGGAGGACGCGATTCGCTCCTACAACGGCGAGGAAGTGAACTACATCCGCGACCGTATCGACGTGCACTACAACATCGGCCACATCAAGGCATCGCTCGCCTGTAGCCGCGACGTCGACGGCAAGTACCTCACCGCGCTGTGCAAGTTCTCCAAGGACCGCTTCCTGCCGGTGGGCCCGATGCATGCCGAGAACGATCAGCTGATCGACATCACCGGCGAGCAGATGAAGCTGGTGCATGACGGCCCGACCTACGCCGAGCCCCACGATGCGCTGATGATCCGTGCCGACCAGCTCAACCCGTCACAGATCTACACCAGGGACGATCCCTACTTCGCCGAAACCGTGGCCATGGCCGAGGCCGATGGCGTCACGCTGGAGACGGACAACAAGGTCATTCGCGACGGCAACAAGGTGCGCGTCTACATGACCTCCGTGGCGCCGAACTTCGGCACTACAGAGTTCCGCGTGAAGAGGGGCGATGAGGTCACCATCGTGGTCACCAACATGGATACCATCGAGGATGTCAGCCACGGCTTCGCCCTGGTCAACCACGGCATCAACTTCGAGATCCATCCGCAGCAGACCTCTTCGGTGACCTTCGTGGCCGACAAGCCCGGCGTCCACTGGTACTACTGCAGCTGGTTCTGCCATGCCCTGCACATGGAAATGTCAGGTAGGATGCTGGTAGAAGCGTGA
- a CDS encoding ABC transporter permease, with translation MNTTLIVAQKEFRDGLRNRWVLAIALILAALAVGIAWFGAAASGGMGFTTLSTTVVSLSTLAVFLIPLIALLLAYDAVVGEQESGTLLLLLTYPLSRTSLLLGKFLGHGLILGAATALGFGIAGVVIAFGAEGVDIAQLAASMGLLILSSVLLGWVFIAFAYLISVWVTEKARAAGLALGVWFLFVLVFDLGLLALLVSVQGGGDWLPWLLLLNPTDGFRLINMVGFDTSQAYTGVTAIAQDSAFRLGWLVLVLLAWIIAPLGLAILRFRRHAA, from the coding sequence ATGAACACTACCCTGATCGTCGCCCAGAAAGAGTTCCGGGATGGCCTGCGCAACCGCTGGGTGCTGGCTATCGCCCTGATCCTGGCCGCCCTGGCGGTGGGTATTGCCTGGTTCGGCGCTGCCGCCAGCGGTGGCATGGGCTTTACGACCCTTTCCACCACCGTGGTCAGCCTGTCGACCCTGGCGGTGTTCCTGATTCCGTTGATCGCCCTTCTGCTGGCTTACGATGCCGTCGTCGGCGAACAGGAGTCGGGTACCTTGCTGTTGCTGCTCACCTATCCGCTCAGCCGCACGTCACTCCTGCTCGGCAAGTTCCTCGGTCACGGCCTTATTCTTGGCGCCGCCACGGCACTGGGCTTCGGGATTGCCGGCGTGGTAATCGCCTTCGGCGCCGAAGGTGTGGATATTGCACAGCTCGCTGCCAGCATGGGACTGCTGATTCTCAGCAGCGTCCTGCTGGGCTGGGTCTTCATCGCCTTCGCCTACCTGATCAGCGTCTGGGTCACCGAGAAGGCCCGCGCTGCCGGGCTGGCGCTGGGCGTCTGGTTTCTCTTCGTGCTGGTCTTCGACCTGGGGCTGCTGGCGCTGCTGGTCAGCGTACAGGGCGGCGGCGACTGGCTTCCCTGGCTGTTGCTGCTCAACCCCACCGACGGCTTCCGCCTGATCAACATGGTCGGCTTCGACACCTCCCAGGCCTACACCGGTGTGACTGCCATCGCCCAGGACAGTGCCTTCCGCCTCGGCTGGCTGGTCCTGGTCCTGCTTGCCTGGATCATTGCACCGCTGGGCCTCGCGATACTGCGGTTCCGCCGCCACGCGGCCTGA